CGGAATCCGAAACGATCGTGCTGACGGTGCTGGGAAACACCCGGCCGCCGATCATGTGCACGTCGAGCCCCGGCCGGTACATCAGATGCTGGGCGATGTTCATCGCCGTCGTCGCCACCACGACGTTGTTGACCGGCGGCATCTGCATGGCCACCTGCAGCAGCGTCGAGCCGCTATCGAAGACGATCGACTGGTTGTCGATGATCTGCCGCGCGGCCATCTGGGCAATGCGCCGCTTCGCATCGAAATTGCGCTGCATGCGCTCCTCGAAGGCTGCGGCCGGCGAGTCGGACGGCAGGGCGATTGCCCCGCCATGCGTTTTGATCAACTGCTTCTTCGCGTCCATGATTTCGAGATCGGAGCGGATGGTGACTTCCGAAACCTCGAAGAATTCCGCGAGCTGGCGGGTGCGGGCCTGACCGACCCGTTGAAGTTCCAGCATGATCTGCTGCCGCCTCTGTTCTGCAAGCATGTGCGATCCCGGCTGCCGCGCGCCTCGTTGCGATAAGGCG
The window above is part of the Rhizobium sp. BT03 genome. Proteins encoded here:
- a CDS encoding DeoR/GlpR family DNA-binding transcription regulator, with amino-acid sequence MLAEQRRQQIMLELQRVGQARTRQLAEFFEVSEVTIRSDLEIMDAKKQLIKTHGGAIALPSDSPAAAFEERMQRNFDAKRRIAQMAARQIIDNQSIVFDSGSTLLQVAMQMPPVNNVVVATTAMNIAQHLMYRPGLDVHMIGGRVFPSTVSTIVSDSDKAVGGLVAHQAFVSAHAIDQAFDVVDVSEDIARTKRNLVRMARRVVLVADSSKFDIGASSKAFSLSRVDLIITDSNMPHSIRHRLDKLGVEVRYA